From a single Amphiprion ocellaris isolate individual 3 ecotype Okinawa chromosome 18, ASM2253959v1, whole genome shotgun sequence genomic region:
- the LOC111578314 gene encoding WD repeat domain phosphoinositide-interacting protein 1 has translation MESQDASEEPGVHRGFICASFNQDTTSLSVGTKTGYRLFSVTAVDKLDCIHEGVECPDVYIVERLFSSSLVVVVSLSMPRRMNVYHFKKGTEICNYSYSNNILSVRLNRQRLVVCLEESIYIHNIKDMKLLKTLLNTPTNPSGLCALSVNHTNSYLAYPGSATIGEITVYDANSLSTVTLIQAHDSPLAALTFNSSGSKLASASEKGTVIRVFSVPEGQRLFEFRRGMKRYVSISSLSFSADAQFLCASSNTETVHIFKLEQHSPSREEESPTWSAYVGKMFTAASTYLPAQVSDMMHQDRAFATVRLNMFGLKNICALATIQKLPRLLVASSDGYLYIYNVDPQDGGECVLVQKHRLFDFSEEQVEQKEEENPEDVPPQPASQSYAATVALPSTPPSSTTLMGYSEDGGAQKGEVIPEHEFAEGPVCLDDENEFPPVGNQSN, from the exons ATGGAGTCCCAGGACGCATCGGAGGAGCCCGGAGTCCACCGAGGCTTCATCTGTGCCTCGTTTAACCAGGACACCAC TTCTCTGTCAGTGGGCACCAAGACCGGCTACCGGCTCTTCTCAGTCACAGCTGTGGACAAACTGGACTGCATCCATGAAGGAG TGGAGTGTCCCGACGTCTACATAGTGGAGCGACTGTTCTCCAGCAGTCTGGTGGTGGTGGTCAGTCTGTCCATGCCTCGGCGGATGAACGTCTACCACTTCAAGAAGGGCACAGAGATTTGTAACTACAGCTACTCCAACAACATCCTCTCAGTCAGACTCAACAGACAG CGACTTGTGGTTTGCCTGGAGGAGTCCATCTACATCCACAATATCAAAGACATGAAACTACTCAAGACCCTGCTCAACACACCCACCAACCCCTCAG GTCTCTGTGCGCTCTCTGTCAACCACACTAACTCCTACCTGGCGTACCCTGGCAGCGCCACCATCGGAGAGATCACGGTCTACGACGCTAACAGCCTG AGCACTGTGACACTGATCCAGGCCCACGACAGTCCGCTGGCAGCCCTCACGTTCAATTCTTCTGGCTCTAAACTGGCCAGTGCGTCAGAGAAG GGTACCGTCATCAGAGTGTTCAGCGTCCCAGAAGGACAGAGGCTGTTTGAATTTCGGCGAGGGATGAAAAG aTATGTTAGCATCAGTTCATTGTCCTTCAGTGCAGATGCACAGTTCCTGTGTGCCTCCAGTAACACAGAGACAGTCCATATCTTTAAACTGGAGCAACACAGTCccag TCGAGAGGAAGAGTCTCCAACATGGTCGGCATATGTGGGTAAAATGTTCACAGCAGCCAGCACCTACCTGCCTGCCCAGGTGTCCGACATGATGCATCAGGACCGAGCCTTCGCCACCGTACGACTCAACATGTTTGGCTTGAAGAACATATGTGCCCTGGCGAC GATTCAGAAACTTCCTCGTCTGCTCGTGGCGTCCTCGGATGGGTATCTTTACATCTATAATGTGGATCCACAAGATGGAGGCGAGTGTGTCCTTGTCCAAaaacacag ACTCTTCGACTTCAGCgaggagcaggtggagcagaaggaggaagagaaccCAGAGGATGTCCCTCCACAACCAGCCAGCCAATCATACGCTGCCACTGTGGCTCTCCCTTCAACCCCGCCCTCCTCCACCACTCTCATGG GCTACTCTGAAGACGGCGGAGCCCAGAAGGGGGAAGTCATCCCTGAACATGAGTTTGCTGAAGGCCCAGTGTGTCTGGATGACGAGAACGAGTTTCCTCCAGTTGGCAACCAGAGTAACTGA
- the LOC111578316 gene encoding cAMP-dependent protein kinase type I-alpha regulatory subunit: protein MASGSTSSEEERSLRECEQYVQKHNIQQLLKDCIVQLCTSRPDRPMAFLREYFERLEKEEAKQIQNQQKASSSRSDSRDEEVSPPMNPVVKGRRRRGAFSAEVYTEEDAASYVRKVIPKDYKTMAALAKAIEKNVLFSHLDDNERSDIFDAMFPVTYIAGETVILQGDEGDNFYVIDQGEMDVYVNNEWVTSIGEGGSFGELALIYGTPRAATVRAKTNVKLWGIDRDSYRRILMGSTLRKRKMYEEFLRKVSILESLDKWERLTVADALEPVQFEDGQKIVVQGEPGDEFFIILEGSAAVLQRRSENEEFVEVGRLGPSDYFGEIALLMNRPRAATVVARGPLKCVKLDRPRFERVLGPCSDILKRNIQQYNSFVSLSV, encoded by the exons ATGGCATCTGGAAGTACGAGCAGCGAGGAGGAACGGAGCCTGAGGGAGTGTGAGCAGTAcgtgcagaaacacaacattcaacagctgctgaaggactgcattgTCCAGCTGTGTACTTCCAGGCCAGACAGGCCCATGGCCTTCCTCAGGGAGTACTTCGAGAGGCTGGAGAag GAGGAGGCCAAGCAGATCCAGAACCAGCAGAAGGCCAGCAGTTCCCGTTCAGACTCACGCGATGAGGAGGTGTCTCCGCCCATGAACCCTGTGGTGAAGGGGCGCCGGCGGAGAGGAGCCTTCAGTGCGGAGGTTTACACGGAGGAGGATGCAGCCTCGTATGTCAGAAAG GTCATTCCAAAAGACTACAAAACAATGGCTGCCTTGGCCAAAGCTATTGAAAAGAATGTGCTCTTCTCACACCTGGATGACAATGAGAGGAG TGACATATTTGATGCAATGTTTCCAGTCACCTATATTGCTGGGGAAACAGTCATTCTGCAGG GTGATGAAGGTGACAATTTCTATGTTATCGACCAAGGGGAGATGGAT GTGTATGTGAACAATGAATGGGTGACCAGCATTGGGGAGGGAGGCAGCTTTGGAGAGCTGGCACTGATCTACGGCACCCCGAGGGCAGCTACAGTCAGAGCCAAGACCAACGTTAAACTGTGGGGCATCGACAGAGACAGCTACAGGAGAATACTTATG GGAAGCACTTTGAGAAAGAGGAAGATGTACGAGGAATTCCTCAGGAAAGTGTCCATTTTAG AGTCTCTTGACAAATGGGAGCGTCTCACAGTCGCCGATGCCTTGGAGCCCGTGCAGTTTGAGGACGGACAGAAGATTGTTGTGCAGGGAGAACCTGGAGATGAGTTCTTCATCATTTTGGAG GGTTCTGCAGCTGTGTTGCAGCGTCGCTCAGAGAACGAGGAGTTTGTGGAAGTTGGGAGATTAGGACCATCAGACTACTTTG GTGAGATCGCTCTGCTGATGAACCGCCCCCGTGCTGCCACTGTGGTCGCCCGCGGCCCCCTCAAGTGCGTCAAGCTCGACCGGCCTCGCTTCGAGCGTGTTCTGGGCCCCTGCTCAGACATACTCAAACGTAACATCCAACAGTACAACAGCTTCGTGTCGCTGTCTGTCTGA